A single genomic interval of Oceanithermus profundus DSM 14977 harbors:
- a CDS encoding DNA internalization-related competence protein ComEC/Rec2 yields the protein MTPYAFAAGALLAALAGPWAALGLLALPALPRSARGPLALGLGLVLLRIWTLGDPWAGRLGERVVLEGALRGGVLRTAPGPLYLRTYPPPADGWVRVEGRVARPEGARLPGGFDRRAWLRGLGVQAELREVRLLEHRPPPPGLRDPVRANLLRGLGPEAAGLARALTLGERAALGDDVQAFRRAGLAHALALSGLHVGILAGFFVLLAAPLGRGRYLAALALLLGYLALVGPSPSLVRAALMAGVWLLARAAGLVEVPLASLLALALGAQLVLTPYAAASLSFQLSYLAVLGIALALPLLPQQPRWKAGLFGGLGLTLAAQAATLPLVLDRFGYLPLASPLANLVLLPLVGLLVPLGFLKAALPALSGLLAAPFNLTAELLLGGVRLFAQVPGLHWGALDAGGYALYYLALAPLVLAGYRLLRPRTALALAAAAALVAAATADRVRPDVWFLDVGQGDAALVRLPGGVEILVDAGHAWDARGLARALAALGVDDLDLAVGTHPDADHTGGLPGLLELVPVGRLALGPPKPTDPLDARLRAAARARGVPVVNVSRGEVLRLGGAELRFLHPPAAAPGKDNDRSLVFVLEYRGRRLLFTGDAPARHALAWPPERVDVLKVAHHGAADGTSEALLRRFRPRIAWIGVGPNAFGHPDPGVLRRLAAWNVRVLRADRDGSVRLPLR from the coding sequence GTGACCCCCTACGCCTTCGCCGCCGGAGCCCTGCTGGCCGCGCTCGCCGGACCCTGGGCGGCCCTCGGGCTGCTGGCGCTGCCGGCCCTCCCCCGGAGCGCGCGCGGGCCGCTGGCGCTGGGCCTGGGGCTGGTGCTGCTGCGCATCTGGACGCTCGGCGATCCCTGGGCGGGGCGGCTGGGGGAGCGCGTCGTCCTCGAGGGCGCGCTGCGGGGCGGGGTGCTGCGCACGGCCCCGGGGCCCCTCTACCTGCGCACCTACCCGCCGCCCGCGGACGGTTGGGTGCGGGTGGAGGGCCGGGTGGCGCGGCCCGAGGGCGCCCGCCTGCCCGGCGGCTTCGACCGCCGCGCCTGGCTGCGGGGGCTCGGGGTGCAAGCGGAGCTGCGGGAGGTGCGCCTGCTCGAACACCGCCCGCCGCCGCCGGGGCTGCGCGACCCCGTGCGCGCGAACCTGCTCCGGGGCCTGGGCCCCGAGGCCGCGGGGCTGGCGCGGGCGCTCACCCTGGGGGAGCGCGCGGCCCTGGGGGACGACGTGCAGGCCTTCCGTCGGGCGGGGCTCGCCCACGCCCTCGCCCTCTCGGGGCTGCACGTGGGGATCCTCGCGGGGTTCTTCGTGCTGCTCGCCGCGCCGCTGGGGCGGGGGCGCTACCTCGCGGCGCTGGCGCTGCTGCTCGGCTACCTGGCCCTCGTGGGGCCCAGCCCCTCGCTGGTGCGGGCGGCCCTGATGGCCGGGGTCTGGCTGCTGGCGCGCGCCGCGGGGCTCGTGGAGGTGCCGCTGGCGTCGCTGCTGGCACTGGCCCTGGGGGCGCAGCTGGTGCTGACCCCCTACGCGGCGGCGAGCCTTTCGTTCCAGCTCTCCTACCTGGCGGTGCTGGGTATCGCCCTGGCGCTGCCGCTCCTGCCGCAGCAGCCGCGCTGGAAGGCGGGGTTGTTCGGCGGCCTCGGCCTCACCCTGGCGGCGCAGGCGGCCACCCTGCCGCTCGTCCTCGACCGCTTCGGCTACCTGCCGCTGGCGAGCCCGCTGGCCAACCTGGTGCTGCTGCCGCTCGTGGGTCTGCTCGTTCCCCTGGGCTTCCTCAAGGCGGCGCTGCCGGCGCTCTCGGGGCTGCTAGCGGCGCCCTTCAACCTGACCGCGGAGCTGCTGCTCGGCGGCGTCCGCCTCTTCGCCCAGGTGCCGGGGCTGCACTGGGGGGCGCTCGACGCCGGGGGCTACGCGCTCTACTACCTCGCGCTCGCCCCGCTCGTCCTCGCCGGCTACCGGCTGCTGCGGCCCCGCACCGCGCTGGCGCTCGCGGCCGCCGCGGCGCTGGTCGCGGCGGCGACGGCCGACCGGGTGCGTCCCGACGTCTGGTTCCTGGACGTGGGGCAGGGGGACGCGGCGTTGGTGCGCCTGCCCGGCGGGGTCGAAATCCTCGTCGACGCCGGCCACGCCTGGGACGCCCGCGGCCTGGCGCGGGCGCTGGCGGCGCTGGGGGTGGACGACCTCGACCTCGCCGTCGGCACCCACCCCGACGCCGACCACACCGGCGGCCTGCCCGGGCTCCTGGAGCTCGTGCCCGTGGGCCGGCTGGCGCTGGGACCGCCCAAGCCCACCGACCCCCTCGACGCGCGCCTGCGCGCCGCGGCCCGGGCCCGCGGGGTCCCCGTCGTGAACGTGAGCCGGGGCGAGGTGCTGCGCCTCGGCGGCGCCGAGCTGCGCTTCTTGCACCCGCCCGCGGCCGCCCCGGGGAAGGACAACGACCGCAGCCTCGTCTTCGTGCTGGAATACCGCGGCCGGCGGCTGCTCTTCACCGGCGACGCCCCGGCGCGCCACGCGCTGGCGTGGCCGCCCGAGCGCGTGGACGTCCTCAAGGTGGCCCACCACGGGGCCGCGGACGGCACCTCGGAGGCGCTGCTGCGCCGCTTCCGTCCGCGGATCGCCTGGATCGGGGTGGGGCCCAACGCCTTCGGCCACCCCGACCCCGGGGTGCTCCGGCGCCTCGCCGCCTGGAACGTGCGGGTGCTGCGCGCCGACCGGGACGGCTCGGTGCGGCTGCCGCTGCGCTAG
- a CDS encoding ParB/RepB/Spo0J family partition protein, with the protein MSRKPRGLGRGLDALLPKTGGHPTRLPLALIRPNPDQPRRRFDEAALAELAASIAKQGLLQPLLVRPRGEGYELVAGERRFRAAQMAGLSEVPVVVRELDDRTALELALVENLQREDLNPIEEALGYQRLVEMGHAQAEIAEAVGKARSTVANALRLLQLDEASQEALAEGRISAGHARALLMAPPGERPQLLQRIVGEGLSVRQAERLASRPKKKPAARKAAYAELARDLERQLGLKVRFTGEGKGRLEIFYYSEEELNAILERLGYRG; encoded by the coding sequence GTGTCGAGAAAGCCTAGGGGGCTGGGCCGCGGGCTCGACGCCCTGCTGCCCAAGACCGGGGGCCACCCCACCCGCCTGCCGTTGGCGCTGATCCGGCCGAACCCCGACCAGCCGCGGCGGCGCTTCGACGAGGCGGCGCTGGCCGAGCTCGCGGCCTCGATCGCCAAGCAGGGGCTGCTGCAGCCGCTGCTCGTCCGTCCGCGCGGCGAGGGGTACGAGCTCGTCGCCGGCGAGCGCCGCTTCCGCGCGGCGCAGATGGCGGGGCTCAGCGAGGTGCCGGTGGTGGTGCGCGAGCTCGACGACCGCACCGCGCTCGAGCTGGCCCTCGTCGAGAACCTGCAGCGCGAGGACCTGAACCCCATCGAGGAGGCCCTGGGCTACCAGCGCCTCGTCGAGATGGGCCACGCCCAGGCCGAGATCGCCGAGGCCGTGGGCAAGGCGCGCAGCACCGTGGCCAACGCGCTGCGGTTGTTGCAGCTCGACGAGGCCAGCCAGGAGGCCCTGGCCGAGGGCCGGATCAGCGCCGGCCACGCCCGCGCCCTGCTGATGGCCCCGCCCGGCGAACGCCCGCAGCTGCTCCAGCGCATCGTGGGGGAGGGGCTCTCGGTGCGCCAGGCCGAACGCCTGGCGAGCCGCCCGAAGAAGAAGCCCGCGGCGCGGAAGGCGGCCTACGCCGAGCTCGCCCGCGACCTCGAGCGCCAGCTGGGGCTCAAGGTGCGCTTCACCGGCGAGGGCAAGGGCCGGCTCGAGATCTTCTACTACTCCGAGGAAGAACTGAACGCGATCCTCGAGCGCCTGGGCTACCGCGGCTAG
- a CDS encoding ParA family protein, with amino-acid sequence MKRLGVVNQKGGVGKTTTAVNLATYLALLDRRVLLVDLDPQANATSGLGVTPSPSDAGTAAVLLEGAEPAAETVHLESYGLDLLPAGEGLVAAAAELLDDPFRLRTRLAGVEAGYDFVLFDAPPSLGPLTINVLAAAEGLIVPLQTEYYALEGIARLVETVEKVRGALNPGLRILGIVLTMYDGRTLLSQQVEQNAREHFGDRVFWTVIPRNVRLSEAPSYGEPIAKYAPTSAGAQAYGRLAAEVMRRVEKA; translated from the coding sequence GTGAAGCGGCTCGGTGTCGTCAACCAGAAGGGCGGCGTGGGCAAGACCACGACCGCGGTCAACCTCGCCACCTACCTGGCCCTGCTCGACCGCCGGGTCCTCCTCGTCGACCTCGACCCCCAGGCCAACGCCACCTCGGGGTTGGGGGTGACGCCGAGCCCGTCCGACGCCGGCACCGCCGCGGTGTTGCTCGAGGGCGCCGAGCCGGCCGCCGAGACCGTGCACCTGGAGAGCTACGGCCTCGACCTGCTCCCCGCGGGCGAGGGCCTCGTCGCCGCGGCCGCCGAGCTGCTCGACGACCCCTTCCGCCTGCGCACCCGCCTGGCGGGGGTGGAGGCGGGCTACGACTTCGTCCTCTTCGACGCCCCGCCCAGCCTGGGGCCGTTGACGATCAACGTCCTCGCCGCCGCCGAAGGCCTGATCGTGCCGCTGCAGACCGAGTACTACGCGCTTGAGGGCATCGCCCGCCTGGTCGAGACCGTCGAGAAGGTGCGCGGCGCGCTCAACCCGGGGCTGCGCATCCTCGGCATCGTGCTCACGATGTACGACGGGCGCACCCTGCTCTCGCAACAGGTCGAGCAGAACGCCCGCGAGCACTTCGGGGACCGCGTCTTCTGGACGGTGATCCCGCGCAACGTGCGCCTTTCCGAGGCGCCCAGCTACGGCGAGCCGATCGCCAAGTACGCCCCCACCTCGGCGGGGGCGCAGGCCTACGGTCGGCTGGCCGCGGAGGTGATGCGACGTGTCGAGAAAGCCTAG
- a CDS encoding ComEA family DNA-binding protein yields the protein MARLQPVALGLYLALVLALGLARLEPHLSVRFSPVALEREPPVVAVTGAVHRPGVYTLEPGARVADALAAAGGAAPGADLEALDLALPLADGETLRVPARGEAALETPGAPRPRVNVNRASAEELEAVPGIGPALARRIVAYRPYRTLAELVRVPGIGPRTLERLRPYLTP from the coding sequence GTGGCACGCCTCCAACCTGTAGCCCTCGGCCTCTACCTGGCGCTGGTGCTGGCGCTGGGGCTCGCGCGTCTGGAGCCGCACCTCTCGGTGCGGTTTTCCCCTGTGGCCCTGGAGCGGGAGCCGCCGGTCGTGGCGGTGACCGGGGCGGTGCACCGCCCCGGGGTGTACACCCTCGAGCCGGGGGCGCGGGTGGCCGACGCCCTCGCCGCCGCGGGCGGCGCGGCCCCCGGGGCCGACCTGGAGGCGCTCGACCTCGCCCTGCCCCTCGCCGACGGCGAGACGCTGCGGGTGCCCGCCCGGGGCGAGGCGGCCCTTGAGACCCCGGGCGCGCCGCGGCCGCGGGTGAACGTGAACCGCGCCAGCGCCGAGGAGCTGGAGGCCGTGCCCGGCATCGGCCCGGCGCTGGCGCGCCGGATCGTCGCCTACCGCCCCTACCGCACCCTCGCCGAGCTCGTGCGGGTGCCCGGCATCGGCCCCCGCACTCTCGAACGCCTCCGCCCCTACCTGACCCCGTGA
- a CDS encoding 16S rRNA (guanine(527)-N(7))-methyltransferase RsmG, producing the protein MKDRLEAYAELLERYAASANLVSPKVLAELPVHFAAARAYGEVLPEGVHVLDVGSGAGLPAIPLAIARPDLTLTLAERRAKRAAFLDLAAARLGLENVRVYNGDVQQWSGRTAYVTAQAVAPFDVVYRLVAHAADYPLTLIARKGPGWRAEAARLGAEVFHVKPLGSGAELVALRLEAPR; encoded by the coding sequence ATGAAGGACCGCCTCGAAGCCTACGCCGAGCTGCTGGAGCGCTACGCCGCCAGCGCCAACCTGGTCTCCCCCAAGGTGCTCGCCGAGCTGCCCGTCCACTTCGCGGCCGCGCGCGCTTACGGCGAGGTGCTTCCCGAGGGGGTCCACGTCCTCGACGTGGGCTCGGGCGCGGGGCTGCCGGCGATCCCGCTCGCGATCGCGCGTCCGGACCTGACCCTTACCCTCGCCGAGCGGCGCGCCAAGCGCGCGGCCTTCCTGGACCTGGCCGCGGCCCGCCTGGGGCTGGAAAACGTGCGCGTGTACAATGGCGACGTGCAGCAGTGGAGCGGCCGGACCGCCTACGTGACCGCGCAGGCGGTCGCCCCCTTCGACGTCGTCTACCGCCTCGTCGCCCACGCCGCGGACTACCCGCTCACCCTGATCGCCCGCAAGGGCCCGGGCTGGCGGGCCGAGGCGGCGCGCCTGGGCGCCGAGGTGTTTCACGTGAAACCCCTGGGCTCCGGCGCCGAGCTGGTGGCCCTGAGGCTGGAGGCGCCGCGGTGA